The genomic interval CAAACCCACTGTTGCTTGCCTTATTTAACGGCACATGGCTCCGCTTTTCTCTCCGCCAGTGCTGAGGGCTCGACCCTCGTCgtggtcctcctccctccgacCGCGAGCCGAGAGCGAGAGTAAGCGCCCGGCCAAACTCTCCTTGACTGTTTTCAGACTTGCATATTATTGTTGAAGTTCTTATACACTTgaacaactcttttttttttttttgccactgtgTTTAGCATGCGTGTGGATATACCGGAGCTGAAATGAaggaagaaataaatatttatataatctTGAAAGTCAAACACAGTTGTGGTTTGtggagtgttgttttttttaagtgaaataaaCCAGCAATCATGTTTTTTCCCAGAGCTCTGGGAAACATATTTCTGTCATATTATTAATGGCTGTCACATAGAAAGTGTTTCCAAATAGAAGAACTGGCAACATGTCTCATAGAGAAACCAGGCCATTGCAGTTGGAAAGActccatttttatatttttcatagtTCATATTCGTTTTTCCACATTAAATTCCGCTCacctttaaatgtattaatctcGTCAATTTTTACGTTTGCAAACAAATGACGCGTTGGCAAAGGGAAGATCCTGATGGAGTCGTACCGACTAATTCCTGTTCTGTAAATGTCATCGCAATTCTGCCTCGATCTCTTCCAGAACCTTCTTTGTAAtccgcctcctcccccatcACCACCCCCACAGACTCCATGACGTTCAGGGACACTTGACGTTTCTAGTGTCCACCGGCCGAGGATCTACTGTACGCACCAGAGGATCTACTGTACACACCAGAGGATCTACTGTACGCACCAGAGGATCTACTGTACGCACCAGAGGATCTACTGTACACACCAGAGGATCTACTGTATGCACCAGAGGATCTACTGTACACACCAGAGGATCTACTGTACACACCAGAGGATCTACTGTACGCACCAGAGGATCTACTGTATGCACCAGAGCATCTACTGTACGCACCAGAGGATACACACCAGAGCATCTACTGTACACACCAGAGGATCTACTGTACGCACCAGAGGATCTACTGTACGCACCAGAGGATCCTGTCCCAGCTCCTGTCTTCGTGCGGGCCAACACCTAATGAACATGGAGTCTAATCAACAAAACTGTCTGTTGCTCACCTAAGTACATTTTGctactatattatattatataatatactCTTCTATTAGatttttcctcattgaaataatTTCACTCATAGAAGCTCCATGAAGGAGATACTTTATATGTAGATGCTTTATAGGACGTGTGTGCTGCAGAGGTTTGATGGCCCGACCATGGAAGAAAACAGGGTGAAGGGGGCCACCTGCTGGCCCAGCATGGGAACACTGGGCTTGAGTGGGCTCCATCTGATCGCCTTCTCACCATGCGCATGACCCCGGCCTCAGAAATGGGACGAGTCGAGTCgaggcaaaacacacactgtcaatgacacgttatttatttgaaaagtttGACAGATAAAAGTTGTTCACTGTCTGCAGTCGACGAGTAGAAAGGGCAACGTCGGTGAGAGAACCCGATAAATTCTCTGAAGCATAGGAACAGGGTTCGGTTCATAAAAACGCCTGTCAATGGACAAGGAGGATATTTGGTGTATTTATTTAGactgtttggggggaaaaaaggagttCACTGTCAGCAGTCGATCTGAAACACATCTCAAATATGGCAAATATGTCACGAAAGGCTAATGATAAACAACAAATGACATTGTGTTATGGATCAAAATGTATCGTACATACTTTCATATGGAGAAAAGGGCAAAAGTCTAATTCatttccaaacacaaacactttattttggtcatgtatgtgtgtgtgtgccacttaattattattattattagggcccgagctccactgacgAAGTCAGAGCGAAGACCTATTGTGATCgaaggaattattattattctctaaATACATCTCTAATTTGAGGCACTGAACTACTCCCACCTGCCCGAAAAATGTGCACACGCATCAGAACCGGTGAAATTTTTTAGAAATTTcatattttaggggtctcgggCATGGGCGTGCCAAAATGACTCGATAGAACACCTTACCACATTTCCCCCAGCTTTAAATATGATctagatgaacgaaatttggCCGACACgtgtatcacatcaagacctaCAAAGAAGGCCGGGGGCGCCATTAATCCCCGACCCACAGGgagtcggccattttgattttagtgaGCATATTTGGCgcgttttggacattttcacacgTCATACTTGAAGGAACTCCTTCCTTTCGCGATAGCAACatcaaatttggtgtgtgtcgttattatatttatcattatgattatcattattattagtccaaagacatgcagagtgggGATCCGGTTAATTGAAGGCCCTGtgttgaccgtaggtgtgagtTTGTTTCTGTACGTTGGCGCTGTGACGAGCTGGTGACCCGTCCGGGGGGGAGCCCTGTCTCTCGCCCAGTGTCACCTGGGACAGGCTCCGGTTGCTTCAGTTGTCTCAAGTAAACCAGAACTCAAATAGTTTGAATCACGCTGAGGCGCTGAGCACACAAAAGTGGGTGTCGAAAAAGAGAAACCTGACTCTATGGTTGGAGCTAATGGTTTCACAAAGGTCACCACTTCCACTTTTTCTTATACATTCAACAGCCAAGCGCGTGGGATTTGTTGAACTTGTCGTGTGCAGTTCCTCACTTTTTCGCCAAAATTGCATTGTCTGACTGAGACGCTGTTGTGGTATTTCGCCATGCATGTGGTAATGAAAGCAGTCTCAGCGGCCTCTGAAAGCATGAGGCGATTAACCCTTAGCTGTTGACCCAGCCCTCCAGGTCCTGGTAGACCCTGCTGGCTGGTAAACTGGGGTACCTGACACAGATGTGGcacagcctctctctccagTCGGTCAAGGTCTTTACTCTGTGCGAGCGGTGCCACGAGAAGTAACCCTCATACGCCTCCCTGTCGGCGGCCACGCGCTTCAGGTGGGCGGCCAGCTCTGCCACGCTCTTGAAATCGGCCACGTGGATGAAGGAAGCGGGGGGGGCCAGGACCTCGTAGGTGGCCCTGCCGGGGCCGAGGACCACCGGTATGGCCCCGGCTCGGAAGGCGTTCCTCCACAGCTTCTCGCTGATGTAGTCCTTCGCCTCAGAGTTCTCAAAGGCCAAGTAAAAGAGACACTTTGCAATGGTGGGCAACAGCTTCCTGTCTGACAGCGGCCTCTTGGTCCACCTGCCGTACACCTCTATGGGGATGTGCTTCTTCAGACCTTGGTAAACACCAGCCCGAGCCTGCTGAGGCTGGTACCTGCTCACCACCCAGCTGACAAGGCAGGAGCGATTCGGAGCAGCCGGGAAGCCTCGCTCGTCACCTCCCAGAAGGGTCTTTCCATACGGGATGGGTATGTCCGCGTCGCGTCTGTAGCTCATCGTCCAGTTGAAGAGGCCATTGAGCTGCGCAAGGTTCACATTGTTGACCGGAGGCTCCAGGGACATCCACACCCAGCGCTGGGAGGCGGGGCGGTCCAGGTGCAAGGGCGGCGGCGGACCCCTGCTGAGCTCGTGGTGGTGGAAGACGACCACGTCGGCGGTGGAGAAGGCGGAGACGTTGTCGGTGAGGAGGCAGCGGCTGATGTTGTACATCTCGAGGCACTTGTCCCCGGCAAGGCTGTAGGAGCGGCCGAACGGCCAGCGCCACAGCAGGACGCTGATGTTCCTCGGAGGGGCGTGTGCGCGGGGCTCCTGCAAATGGCTCTTCAGCAGAGTGTAAAAGAGCAGGGACGAGAGGAGGCTGAcggagacgaggaagaggaggagagcccgGGAGTCAGATGGCGTCATGGCGATTGGGGTGGGTACCAGTTCAAAAGGGCACCGGTTGCTGATAAAGAACTCCtacagaggaaggaagggtAGATCAGAGGTGTTTGAAAGAGACTGTGAGATGTTCACATGTGTGCAGGAACTGTGGGGACGGCCAAACTTACTCTTACCGCAGCaacacaaatgtgttatttctCTGCGTCAGAGAtgtaacaaatacaaataaatgactTCATAATGCTTGAAATACTATATAATATGATCTATATTATTAAAGCATTCAATCGAGTAGAACAACcaccaaataatgaaaaagtgCATCTGgttcaagcctttttttttcttcttttttttactatttcaagCACGAATGTTTTAGTACGGTATATTTTTTGGTGTGAACTGATGATGAGGCATCTTTTTGAAATGGAAGTGACAGCATTTCTCAGTATGACACACACTGACGGATGGGCAAGGCACAACGTTCACGCGCGTTGTCCAGCGTTGTCCAGCTCAAGACAAACAAGAGTATATATAGAAATCCTGCCCCTCTCAAAGTGTGTGACTCACCTCTCGCTTGACACTTCCTACACAATAGCCTCCCGGCGTCTCACTGGCAGGGTGTGACGGTTGGTGCACAGCCTCACCTCCGAGGtcagcaaaaagaaaacccccaaaaatgaattgaaaacaatttttttcttcttgcacaCTGAGATACGGAGTGCCCCTCGAGAACGTCCTTCTTTCTTCCGTCCGCCCTGGAGAGGACCCGGAGGGCTGGGCCTTTTGGACCGTCCCGTGCCACCGTTGTTTAGCACCcattcactccccccccccccccccccccccctgctcaaCTGCCTGCCTGCAGTCAAAGTGGCAGTCAGACAACAGTGCTGATTTTAGATTTTGTCAACCACAAGTTGGGGTTCCTCTTCCTGTGCTTGCAGCTCTGCAGATGAGGGCACGGAGAGTTACACACAGCTCCTGTAGGCACCGACCGCATCGCAACCCCGCCCTCGCCCCCGCAGCTCTGGGGCTTCTGCTTGGTTTCAAGCCTAATCTGTGCCCCCTCCGCGCTCGCACGCCTCTCTGTTTGACTCGCGCCGCACCACTGCTTTCACCCCGCCGTCACCATTTGACTTCAGTGTTTCCGTGTGAACTTTGCCCACAGAAGTTGTGTTAAATGATGTTTGACTACATCCACAGTTCATCTGCCAGGTGTTGTTCGACTGGGTGATGTCAGGCCTTTACCCAACAGCCACAAGTTGTCAAACCCTCTGGTTTTTAGAAACGCTTCCCGGGTTCCGTCCCCTGAGCGAAGAGAAGATCGTGGGCTGCGGTCGAAATTCTAaaattggctcaggaagtttcctaaatcttgaagtgacccaaAAGAATTTCatcatgataagagctgtttggattctctaaatgcaacaggaaaggagcttcagtgcttcctttcccatctcctttagcatagggcacactggaccttcctgtgtgaaaggaaaggagaagtagacgccccacaattcattgcggcggcGATATTTAACCAGACGCGCcgtgcacggacgtaaacgattcaatctgaagtagaagaagaagagtatgaatatgacccagacgagacgtcatcatgtcagttactgttacatatgaatcataacatctgacgtcacacggtggtaaaacactgacacatgctgACGGAGccgctgagattttttttgtagttcatcttcagaaatgtgtagattcaccacgacagacacacgacaacaacatccgccgtcgcgtgacgacgtagtttagtgaaaatggagtcggattctctgagcagcgctgtcggcttttcctaagtcctatgaatcctccttgacacctttcctcgACCTCgagacgttttccattgaggacaaggaatagtagagaggacTCAAGTGCATCCTAACCAGTTTTGGGATGTGACAAACATCCCAAAATGTTTGTTGGTCATTTTGTGGCCAGGCTTTCATTTGGAAACTGGGTGAGATCAGACAGGTGAGCATGTCTCAACATTGAACTTCCCAGCTTCTTTAATTTCTAATCCAAAAACCTGCAGCGTCAACCTTTGTGTTACTACCTCTTCCTGTGTGCCTGTAACCCTGTGTGCAATCTGAGCCAACAGAGTTCACTGCTGTCATGGCAACAACATTCTGAACACGTCAAAAACTTGACCCCATGAAAAGCGTTACTACAGTTCATCCTCTGGCGACCATGAGTCAGTCCATCCAGTAGTTGTTGAGATGTCTCATTCAAGAACTAATGACCTCATGGCGGCGCCAGTGGATTAGACACTCTTGACATTAGAGTGTCACTTCGGGTATATCCTCCGGTGACCCTGAATATTGTTAATTTCAATGCAATCTACAGGCAAGATATTTCAATCTGAACCACAAACACCTTCCTCGTGGTGGCGTTTAGAGGGAAAGTCACAAGCTCAGTGAAGTTGCATgggtcaaaaaaataaaataaataaatacttgagTAGTAATATTCTAATctggattaaaaaacattttaaattcaacaacTTCTTCCCTTTGGACCTGGACGGACACAAACGGGTGACAATCCCACAgaacggcaacaacaacaaggcctTTGTTAAACCTGCATGTGACCTCGACAGAGGCCGACACGTCTCATCCAGTCCTCTGCGCTCATTTCACGGCACACTCTGGAAAATAATCCCTATTTGGAAACGAGTGCGTGTCCTTGCCATTCTGGAGCCCTGTCAAGCTCCCCGCTTATCCAAATTTGCACTAAAGCTCCCGAAATCTGTCCAGAACAAGGCCGACATCTGGACCGAGAAACGTCCCCTGTTTCCCCGTGTCTGGAGCACAAAGGAGGGAATTAACCCACAGGACGTGCCCGGGCCCGACTGTGGGATTATTACACTGCAGGTTAAATAATTATATGACAGACAGTGGTTTATTCATAGAAGGTGATTTAGTTATGGATTTTAACACAATATGGTCGATAGAGGTCATTCACTTTGCACATCAGACAGATTGCAACTTGTAAGTGTGACGGTTGGTAAGCAAGACCAAAATGCAGAACCATGCATCCATCATCTGTACCGCCTCgtcctttaaaggggcagtaagcgattttggagaaaaaattTATttgactgatatttttttcttttctgatattttctttttctaacattgaataaaaaaatctcaaacCACTGTTTCAGAGGATGGCTCACTATGTGAATAGGACCACTTCCAGTCAAGaggattaatatatatatatatatttaaatatacatatgtatataaatatatttctctCTCCAGTATCTCAACTCTGGTGGTGGAGAGGAAGGCAGCAGTGAGACAGTTGTCTAGGGAGATAGATATTACAGCAGATATTATCtaaacattcattcaaaaataatcAGATATCAAAGAATTGCTAAATGAAAGccttgctttttatttgtggcACCAGGTGAGACCAGCCAATCAGGGCAGGATGGAGGAGCTTTTGCTTTGAAAGGCCGAGTCGGAAGTGTCGCCTGTCATCACCGTGGCGCGCTTGGTGGAGTCGGCGTGTCCAACTCCGGAGCAGCGGAGACGCCAAAACAGACGGAGGACTGGACGCGCCGGACGCGCACCGTGTCGTTACGCGCCCACTCCCGCCGGTCACGGGCGAATCCGCTGCAGCtgtccctctcctttttcttcctccatcaGCCCCTCCATCAGGCGGACGAGCGCAGAGTGTCCCAGCGCAGGGCAACACATTATACCCGCGCCGGTGCGAGGCGCGCGGACGCACCGGAGGATGGGATAGAGGGGCGCCCCCCGCCACCCGGGTCCCTGAGTTCCAGTCGCGGGCCACCACCACTGCCCCACCAGCGTCATGCCCGCGTGGTAGATCCGGGACGCGCCAAGATGGGTTTCCTGCACCAGCTCCATCTCCTGCTGTGGAAGAACATCTCcctgaagaggagggggccggTAAGACGCGGCGGGGCgcggggaggggcgggggagCGGGTTTGTTCACATGATGACAGCCCCGTCaaatagatatttaaaaaaggggggaggggggggacaaGTCGTGtgccgtttgtttgtttttggcgTATTTGTGCGGAGCAGACGGGCGGAGGTgcatcctgcagctgctgcgccTGCGGCTGCGCCTGCGTGGGCCAGAGCTCTCATTGGGCTTAATTCTGCCTCCGACTGCGAATGTCACCGTCACACAATTAGAATAACACTGCAGTCGTCTCTGTCAGGATCGTGATGATCGTGATGGTGCTGTTGATGCAGGTCTG from Scophthalmus maximus strain ysfricsl-2021 chromosome 3, ASM2237912v1, whole genome shotgun sequence carries:
- the LOC118313708 gene encoding alpha-(1,3)-fucosyltransferase 7, whose protein sequence is MGAKQRWHGTVQKAQPSGSSPGRTEERRTFSRGTPYLSVQEEKNCFQFIFGGFLFADLGGEAVHQPSHPASETPGGYCVGSVKREEFFISNRCPFELVPTPIAMTPSDSRALLLFLVSVSLLSSLLFYTLLKSHLQEPRAHAPPRNISVLLWRWPFGRSYSLAGDKCLEMYNISRCLLTDNVSAFSTADVVVFHHHELSRGPPPPLHLDRPASQRWVWMSLEPPVNNVNLAQLNGLFNWTMSYRRDADIPIPYGKTLLGGDERGFPAAPNRSCLVSWVVSRYQPQQARAGVYQGLKKHIPIEVYGRWTKRPLSDRKLLPTIAKCLFYLAFENSEAKDYISEKLWRNAFRAGAIPVVLGPGRATYEVLAPPASFIHVADFKSVAELAAHLKRVAADREAYEGYFSWHRSHRVKTLTDWRERLCHICVRYPSLPASRVYQDLEGWVNS